From the genome of Bradyrhizobium elkanii USDA 76, one region includes:
- a CDS encoding PHA/PHB synthase family protein: MTVQAVLDKPASPANDDVTGDGTPASVQPANEPLTGTESLDQLVHAAIARWTGGLSPAGLALAFADWQLHLAASPGRRLQLALSGVADAARFARMVSTPHAAWQPWYMVKPQPGDNRFAGQDWTLPAFNVMAQAFLLAEQWWHSATSGLHGVSKANAAVVDFTVRQCLDVVAPSNFAFSNPEVLREAMDSGGGNFVSGWHNWLEDCRDLMIAKPLGPAPFVVGKDVAATKGKVVYRNELIELIQYAPATADVCPEPVLIVPAWIMKYYILDLSPQNSLVRFLVERGFTVFMISWRNPGPADRDLGLDDYRKLGVDAAIDAINQLVPERAIHATGYCLGGTLLAIAAARLQKERPGCLRSVTLLAAQVDFTDAGELTLFINESQVAFLEDMMRQRGVLETAQMAGAFQLLRSNDMIWSRLVRDYLMGERAAPSDLMSWNADATRMPYRMHSDYLRKLFLNNDLAEGRYLADGQPVALSDLRVPMFVVGTVRDHVAPWRSVHKIHLLADADIAFVLASGGHNAGIVAPPSEEGHSYQLLEKNADQPYVGPDEWLRKAVNRDGSWWLEWVRFLTARSGAWVPAQSALHAPEGEAPLEDAPGRYVLQH, from the coding sequence ATGACAGTCCAGGCAGTTCTCGACAAGCCCGCATCTCCTGCTAACGACGATGTGACGGGGGACGGAACGCCTGCTTCAGTGCAGCCCGCGAACGAGCCATTGACGGGTACCGAATCGCTCGACCAACTCGTCCACGCGGCGATAGCGCGATGGACCGGCGGACTTTCACCGGCCGGCCTTGCGCTCGCCTTCGCCGATTGGCAACTCCATCTGGCAGCCTCACCCGGTAGACGGCTTCAGTTGGCCCTGAGCGGGGTTGCTGATGCTGCGCGCTTCGCGCGCATGGTGTCGACGCCGCATGCGGCCTGGCAGCCTTGGTATATGGTCAAGCCTCAGCCAGGTGACAACCGATTTGCCGGCCAAGACTGGACATTACCGGCCTTCAACGTCATGGCGCAGGCGTTCCTGCTGGCAGAGCAATGGTGGCATTCCGCGACCAGCGGCCTGCACGGGGTCTCGAAAGCAAATGCAGCGGTCGTGGATTTCACGGTCAGGCAATGCCTCGACGTCGTTGCGCCGTCCAACTTTGCGTTCAGCAACCCCGAGGTGCTGCGCGAGGCGATGGATTCGGGTGGCGGCAACTTCGTGTCGGGCTGGCATAACTGGCTGGAGGATTGCCGGGACCTGATGATCGCCAAGCCGCTCGGGCCCGCTCCGTTTGTTGTCGGCAAGGACGTTGCTGCGACCAAGGGCAAGGTTGTCTACCGCAATGAGCTGATCGAACTCATCCAATACGCGCCCGCAACAGCCGACGTTTGCCCCGAGCCGGTGCTGATCGTGCCGGCATGGATCATGAAGTATTACATCCTCGATCTCTCGCCGCAGAATTCGCTCGTCCGATTCCTGGTCGAGCGTGGCTTCACCGTGTTCATGATCTCGTGGCGGAATCCGGGACCAGCTGATCGCGACCTCGGCCTCGATGATTATCGCAAGCTTGGGGTCGACGCTGCGATCGACGCGATCAATCAACTCGTGCCTGAACGCGCAATCCACGCAACGGGCTATTGCCTCGGTGGCACGCTGCTCGCAATTGCAGCTGCTCGTCTGCAGAAGGAGCGGCCCGGCTGCCTGCGCTCGGTGACACTCTTGGCGGCTCAGGTCGATTTCACCGATGCAGGCGAGCTGACGCTCTTCATCAATGAGAGCCAAGTTGCGTTCCTGGAGGACATGATGCGGCAGCGCGGCGTGCTCGAGACGGCGCAGATGGCCGGAGCGTTCCAGTTGCTGCGGTCGAACGACATGATCTGGTCGCGCCTGGTTCGCGACTATCTCATGGGCGAGCGTGCCGCACCGAGCGACCTGATGTCATGGAACGCGGACGCGACCCGCATGCCCTACCGGATGCATTCGGATTATCTGCGCAAGCTGTTTCTCAACAACGATCTTGCCGAGGGCCGCTATTTGGCGGACGGGCAGCCGGTGGCACTTTCCGACCTTCGCGTCCCGATGTTCGTGGTCGGCACCGTACGCGATCACGTCGCGCCCTGGCGGTCGGTTCACAAGATTCACCTGTTGGCCGATGCCGATATCGCCTTTGTGCTGGCGAGCGGCGGCCATAACGCCGGCATCGTTGCTCCGCCGTCCGAGGAGGGGCACAGCTATCAATTGTTGGAGAAAAATGCGGATCAACCCTATGTCGGGCCCGACGAGTGGCTGCGCAAGGCGGTGAATCGCGACGGATCCTGGTGGCTGGAGTGGGTTCGCTTCCTCACGGCGCGTTCCGGTGCGTGGGTGCCGGCGCAGTCGGCGCTTCACGCGCCGGAGGGTGAAGCGCCGCTCGAGGATGCGCCAGGCCGGTATGTCCTGCAGCATTGA
- a CDS encoding AAA family ATPase, with amino-acid sequence MMTASSTGAATGETGQAAVLSFLAGSGQPNAPVQRIDTHCSIVFLEPSRVLKIKRAVKLPYLDFSTLEKRRCACEDEIAVNKRHAPSIYRGVVPITRGRDGLAIGGVGPVVEWAVEMARFDENKTLDHLAEQDAIPPELGEKLATILLQSHRELIGCDGSHWLTSLPGIIDRNTEQFRTDSALSCRTIDELHELSHRSLARHLELLRLRAAAGQVRHCHGDAHLGNIVLLDGEPVLFDAIEFDPDIATTDVLYDLAFPLMDLLYFRRETVANRLFNSYMQTSWDTQSRALCLLPLFLSMRAAIRANVLFTKARQHQLDQAIAAQARRYFELARQLIEPEPPRLIAVGGKSGTGKSVLARDMARLIAPPPGALVLRSDVIRKQLYHVAEHATLPPETYTPEASDRVYQAMLDRAKRVLAQGISVVLDAAFLKQAERDAARAAARNAKVKFRGLFLTADQAIRLRRVASRQHDASDATAGVVLSQESIETGHIDWQLIDASGSPAATLQRSMPCLPDAPFHSNRRNTP; translated from the coding sequence ATGATGACGGCCTCATCAACCGGGGCTGCCACAGGCGAGACCGGCCAGGCCGCCGTATTGTCGTTCCTAGCCGGATCTGGCCAGCCGAACGCGCCGGTACAGCGGATCGACACCCATTGTTCGATCGTTTTTCTCGAACCTTCGCGCGTCCTGAAGATCAAGCGAGCAGTCAAGCTGCCTTATCTCGACTTCTCGACCCTGGAGAAGCGGCGGTGCGCTTGCGAGGATGAGATTGCCGTCAACAAACGCCACGCCCCTTCCATCTATCGCGGGGTAGTTCCGATCACGCGCGGACGCGATGGTCTTGCGATCGGAGGGGTCGGACCGGTTGTCGAATGGGCCGTCGAAATGGCTCGGTTCGACGAAAACAAGACACTCGATCATCTCGCGGAGCAGGACGCAATCCCGCCGGAGCTGGGCGAGAAACTGGCCACTATCCTGCTGCAATCCCATCGAGAATTGATAGGGTGCGATGGATCGCATTGGCTTACGTCACTCCCCGGCATCATCGATCGCAATACCGAGCAGTTTCGCACTGATTCAGCTCTTTCCTGCAGGACGATCGATGAACTGCACGAGTTGAGCCATCGATCTCTTGCTCGGCATCTTGAACTCCTGCGCCTCCGCGCCGCCGCGGGGCAAGTCCGGCACTGTCATGGCGACGCGCATCTCGGAAACATCGTTCTGCTCGACGGCGAGCCCGTTCTATTCGATGCGATCGAGTTCGACCCCGATATCGCGACGACCGACGTCCTCTACGACCTCGCATTTCCACTGATGGACCTGCTGTACTTCAGACGCGAGACCGTGGCTAACAGGCTGTTCAATAGCTACATGCAGACATCCTGGGACACGCAATCGAGGGCGTTGTGTTTGCTGCCATTGTTCCTGTCGATGCGCGCAGCGATCCGGGCCAATGTGCTCTTCACCAAGGCACGGCAACACCAGCTTGATCAAGCGATCGCCGCCCAAGCGAGGCGTTATTTCGAGCTTGCTCGCCAGCTGATTGAACCGGAGCCGCCCCGCTTGATTGCAGTTGGCGGTAAGTCCGGTACCGGCAAGAGCGTGCTGGCGCGCGACATGGCGCGTCTGATCGCGCCCCCCCCGGGCGCCCTGGTTCTGCGATCGGATGTCATTCGCAAGCAGCTCTATCACGTCGCGGAGCACGCCACGTTACCGCCGGAGACCTACACTCCCGAAGCATCCGACCGCGTTTATCAAGCCATGCTCGACCGAGCCAAACGCGTCTTGGCTCAGGGGATTTCCGTTGTTCTCGACGCGGCATTCTTGAAGCAAGCGGAGCGCGATGCCGCACGAGCCGCCGCCCGCAATGCCAAGGTGAAATTCCGTGGATTGTTCCTGACCGCCGATCAAGCCATCCGGCTGCGACGCGTCGCCTCACGGCAACACGACGCTTCGGATGCAACGGCTGGCGTCGTTCTGAGCCAGGAGAGCATCGAGACTGGCCATATCGATTGGCAACTCATCGACGCATCAGGCTCACCTGCCGCCACTCTCCAGCGCAGCATGCCCTGCCTGCCAGACGCACCTTTCCATTCAAATCGGCGGAATACCCCCTAA
- a CDS encoding zinc-dependent alcohol dehydrogenase family protein, whose translation MHAMILPARGARLQYTERPDPIPGPGEVCVKINACGVCRTDLHVVDGELPDIAYPIVPGHEVVGRIDAIGESVDGLHLGARVGVPWLGSTCGRCPYCREGKENLCDAPLFTGYTRDGGFATHLVADARYCFPLGEDGEDAELAPLLCAGLIGWRSLVMAGDGRKLGIYGFGAAGHIVAQVARWQGRDVYAFTRAGDTEAQHLALSLGACWAGASEDRPPAELDAAIIYAPAGPLVPLALRALRKSGRVVCAGIHMSDIPSFPYDILWGERQIVSVANLTRQDGVDFLKTAARAGIRTHVTIFPLDQANEALARLRDGKLVGAAVLKP comes from the coding sequence ATGCACGCCATGATTCTGCCCGCGCGCGGCGCACGGCTGCAATATACCGAGCGGCCCGACCCGATTCCCGGCCCGGGCGAGGTGTGCGTCAAGATCAATGCGTGTGGCGTTTGCCGTACTGACCTGCATGTCGTCGACGGAGAACTGCCCGACATCGCCTATCCGATCGTTCCCGGCCATGAGGTGGTTGGCCGTATCGACGCGATCGGTGAAAGCGTGGATGGTCTGCATCTCGGTGCACGCGTCGGCGTGCCCTGGCTCGGATCGACCTGCGGGCGTTGTCCCTACTGCCGGGAGGGCAAGGAAAACCTCTGCGACGCCCCCCTGTTCACCGGCTACACCCGGGACGGCGGCTTTGCCACACACCTGGTGGCAGACGCGCGTTACTGCTTTCCGCTCGGCGAAGACGGCGAGGATGCCGAGCTTGCACCCCTGCTGTGCGCCGGCCTGATCGGCTGGCGCTCCCTGGTGATGGCCGGCGACGGCCGCAAGCTTGGTATTTATGGCTTTGGCGCGGCGGGGCATATCGTCGCGCAAGTGGCACGCTGGCAGGGGCGCGATGTGTATGCTTTCACCCGCGCGGGCGACACCGAGGCCCAGCACCTGGCATTATCGCTCGGCGCTTGCTGGGCAGGTGCTTCGGAAGACCGGCCGCCGGCCGAGCTTGATGCCGCGATCATCTATGCCCCGGCCGGGCCGCTTGTCCCGCTTGCGCTGCGCGCGCTGCGCAAGAGCGGACGGGTGGTCTGTGCCGGCATTCACATGTCGGATATCCCGAGCTTTCCCTACGACATCCTCTGGGGTGAGCGACAGATCGTTTCCGTTGCCAACCTGACGCGACAGGATGGCGTCGACTTTCTCAAGACCGCGGCAAGGGCCGGAATCCGGACCCACGTCACCATCTTTCCCCTGGACCAGGCGAATGAAGCACTTGCGCGCTTGCGGGACGGCAAGCTCGTCGGCGCAGCCGTCTTGAAGCCATGA
- a CDS encoding Hsp20/alpha crystallin family protein produces the protein MANDVIPVGTERALARRENNPFAFLQQEIDRLFDGFGRNFPAFAAPQAMMPRMDVSETDKTVEISAELPGLETKDVQLNLADNTLTIRGEKKSEREEKDKDYHLIERSFGAFSRSVGLPEGVKAEDVSAEIAKGVLKVTVKKPAPKQSRQIDIKTAA, from the coding sequence ATGGCTAACGACGTGATCCCCGTTGGAACCGAGCGCGCTTTGGCGCGGCGGGAGAACAATCCCTTCGCATTTCTGCAACAGGAGATCGACCGGCTGTTTGACGGTTTCGGCCGCAATTTCCCGGCGTTCGCCGCGCCGCAGGCGATGATGCCGCGTATGGACGTCAGCGAGACCGACAAGACCGTCGAGATTTCCGCCGAGCTGCCCGGCCTCGAGACCAAGGATGTTCAGCTCAACCTTGCCGACAACACGCTCACGATCCGCGGCGAGAAGAAGAGCGAGCGCGAGGAGAAGGACAAGGACTATCACCTGATCGAGCGCAGCTTCGGCGCATTCTCGCGGTCCGTTGGGTTGCCCGAAGGCGTCAAGGCGGAGGACGTCAGCGCCGAGATCGCCAAGGGTGTGCTCAAGGTCACCGTCAAGAAGCCGGCCCCCAAGCAGAGCAGGCAGATCGACATCAAGACAGCGGCGTAG
- a CDS encoding HPP family protein, producing MYEFLQETVASNMTRSVRSVAPEMTVGDLYRLFAKDDFDAYPVLRDDVVVGFVTKLDALKVFACPVDHMLPRYDDRMGTTVDEIMSSDVIAVEPDTNLQRVLQLMIAHRLKSLPVIDKYHHLVGIIAREDVMRALARCTKRQAPSLVPCETVRCLRLV from the coding sequence ATGTACGAGTTTCTTCAGGAGACCGTTGCGAGCAACATGACGAGGTCGGTACGAAGCGTCGCTCCCGAAATGACCGTCGGCGACTTGTACCGGTTGTTCGCGAAAGACGACTTTGACGCCTATCCCGTGCTCCGCGACGATGTCGTGGTCGGGTTCGTCACGAAGCTGGACGCCCTGAAGGTGTTCGCCTGTCCGGTAGATCACATGCTGCCACGTTACGACGATCGCATGGGAACGACGGTCGACGAGATCATGTCGTCCGACGTGATCGCGGTCGAGCCGGACACAAATCTGCAACGCGTTCTGCAGCTGATGATCGCCCATCGGCTCAAGAGCCTGCCCGTGATCGACAAGTATCATCACCTGGTCGGGATTATTGCTCGCGAGGATGTCATGCGGGCCCTGGCGCGTTGCACGAAGCGGCAAGCGCCTTCGCTCGTTCCCTGCGAGACTGTCCGATGTCTACGTTTGGTCTAG
- a CDS encoding bifunctional acetate--CoA ligase family protein/GNAT family N-acetyltransferase codes for MSTFGLDRVLSPRSVALVGGSSRPSSLGLAVLMNLKACGFAGRIAVVNPNYTAIDGEITSPDLKSLPFVPDLVAITAPAAAIPGIISDAAAVGVAGAVILSAGLGHGAGSLAETVAQAAHRHGMRLIGPNCLGVMVPRVKLNASFAAHQPTEGRLALISQSGAIAAAMIEWAAERRLGFSGIVSIGDQLDVDVADLLDYFAQDDHTNAILLYVEAVKDARKFMSAARAAARLKPLIVVKAGRVAQGAKAAATHTGALAGSDAVYDAAFRRAGMLRVYDLRELFDCAELLGRGFVPRGNRLSILTNGGGLGILAIDRLVELGGVPASLTTETIAALDRVLPQGWSRANPVDISGDADAARYVAALGALLEDANSDAVLVMNVETAVAPTEGIAEAVTRCVADRRARNSEVAALVLASWDGADARTAATFERARVPHFPTEDDAVRAFMYLVRYRDASITLAATPPSSASTFAPRTAAARHVIAKALSEGREWLDPVEIVALFEAYDIPIVPTVVARDADDAVDRAAPFLAQGLAVAVKLFSRDIRHKSDIGGVILGLRTRESVAQAARTVLARARAARPDAVLQGVTIQPMIERRVARELILGIADDPTFGPAIVFGRGGTAVEVIDDKALALPPLDMNLARDLVGRTRVSRLLAAYRDVPAVPEDAVPITLVKLAQMAADIPEVAELDINPLLADETGVLALDARVAIRKPARLFAGQTRLAVRPYPSQWEGELALRDGSRVTVRPMRPEDEPMIDSFLKRVTAEDLRLRFFHFTKNFSHAFIARLTQLDYARAMAFVALDPNSGAIIGVVRLHSDSLYQNAEYAILLQSDLKGKGLGWALMRLLIHYARSEGLKRMSGQVLTENISMLSMCRDLGFATCPDPEDHSIVDVELDLSRLVADAEAAGGLIRPGAIKAA; via the coding sequence ATGTCTACGTTTGGTCTAGATCGGGTTCTTTCGCCTCGATCGGTCGCGCTTGTCGGTGGCAGTTCGCGTCCGTCTTCGCTGGGCTTGGCGGTACTCATGAACCTCAAGGCATGCGGTTTTGCCGGCCGCATCGCCGTCGTCAATCCGAACTACACTGCGATCGACGGCGAGATTACGTCCCCGGATCTCAAGTCGCTTCCATTCGTTCCGGACCTCGTTGCGATCACGGCGCCTGCAGCCGCGATTCCCGGAATCATCTCGGACGCTGCCGCGGTCGGTGTCGCCGGTGCCGTGATCCTGTCCGCCGGCCTCGGGCATGGTGCCGGCTCGCTAGCCGAGACGGTCGCGCAGGCGGCGCACCGGCACGGCATGCGCCTGATCGGGCCGAACTGCCTCGGCGTCATGGTGCCGCGCGTGAAGCTCAATGCGAGCTTTGCCGCGCATCAGCCCACCGAAGGGCGTCTTGCCCTGATCTCGCAGTCGGGGGCCATCGCTGCCGCGATGATCGAATGGGCGGCAGAGCGGCGGCTCGGCTTCTCCGGCATCGTGTCGATCGGAGACCAACTCGACGTCGATGTCGCCGATCTGCTCGACTATTTCGCGCAGGATGATCATACCAACGCGATCCTGCTCTACGTCGAGGCCGTCAAGGATGCGCGCAAATTCATGTCGGCCGCGCGCGCCGCGGCGCGGCTCAAGCCCCTGATTGTCGTGAAGGCGGGCCGGGTGGCGCAGGGAGCCAAGGCCGCAGCCACCCATACCGGAGCGCTTGCCGGTTCGGACGCCGTCTATGACGCGGCGTTCCGCCGGGCTGGCATGCTGCGCGTGTACGACCTTCGCGAATTGTTCGACTGCGCCGAGTTGCTTGGCCGCGGTTTCGTCCCGCGCGGCAATCGCCTGTCGATCCTGACCAATGGCGGCGGGCTCGGCATCCTCGCGATCGACCGGCTCGTTGAGCTCGGCGGCGTTCCTGCAAGCCTGACGACGGAGACGATTGCGGCACTCGATCGGGTTCTGCCGCAAGGCTGGTCTCGCGCCAACCCCGTCGATATCTCCGGCGATGCCGACGCTGCCCGCTACGTGGCCGCACTCGGCGCGCTGCTGGAGGACGCGAACAGCGACGCCGTGCTGGTCATGAACGTGGAAACGGCTGTTGCGCCGACCGAAGGGATCGCCGAAGCGGTGACGCGGTGCGTTGCCGACCGCCGAGCCAGGAACAGCGAGGTAGCCGCACTGGTGCTTGCGTCGTGGGATGGTGCCGACGCTCGCACCGCGGCGACCTTCGAGCGGGCGCGCGTCCCGCATTTCCCGACCGAGGATGATGCCGTGCGCGCCTTCATGTATCTGGTGAGATACCGCGATGCCTCCATCACGCTGGCCGCAACGCCGCCCAGCAGCGCCTCGACGTTTGCGCCACGGACGGCGGCGGCGCGGCACGTGATCGCGAAGGCGCTATCCGAGGGGCGGGAATGGCTCGATCCGGTCGAGATCGTCGCGCTGTTTGAGGCCTACGATATTCCGATCGTTCCGACCGTCGTGGCCCGTGATGCCGACGATGCCGTGGACAGGGCAGCGCCCTTCCTGGCGCAAGGGCTTGCCGTGGCGGTGAAGCTGTTCTCGCGCGACATCAGGCACAAGTCGGACATCGGCGGTGTCATTCTCGGCCTGCGTACTCGCGAAAGCGTCGCACAGGCGGCCAGGACGGTGCTGGCGCGCGCTCGTGCCGCGCGTCCGGATGCCGTCCTGCAAGGTGTGACAATCCAGCCGATGATCGAGCGGCGGGTGGCACGTGAGCTGATCCTCGGCATTGCCGACGATCCGACTTTCGGCCCGGCGATCGTGTTTGGCCGCGGCGGGACCGCGGTCGAGGTGATCGACGACAAGGCGCTGGCGCTGCCGCCTCTCGACATGAACCTGGCACGCGACCTCGTAGGACGCACGCGGGTCTCGCGGCTGCTTGCCGCCTACCGCGACGTACCCGCCGTTCCGGAAGATGCCGTGCCGATCACCCTCGTCAAGCTGGCGCAGATGGCGGCCGATATTCCGGAAGTCGCAGAGCTCGATATCAATCCCTTGCTGGCGGACGAAACCGGCGTGCTGGCGCTCGACGCGCGGGTGGCGATCCGCAAGCCCGCGCGGTTGTTTGCCGGCCAGACCCGTCTTGCAGTGCGGCCGTACCCGTCGCAGTGGGAAGGCGAACTTGCCCTGAGGGACGGCTCGCGCGTGACGGTGCGGCCGATGCGGCCGGAGGACGAGCCGATGATCGACAGCTTCCTCAAGCGGGTAACTGCCGAGGACCTCAGGCTGCGGTTCTTCCATTTCACGAAGAACTTCTCGCATGCGTTCATCGCGCGGCTGACCCAGCTCGATTATGCGCGCGCGATGGCGTTTGTGGCGCTGGATCCGAACTCCGGTGCAATCATCGGCGTCGTCCGGCTCCATTCGGACTCGCTCTATCAGAATGCCGAGTACGCCATCCTCCTGCAATCCGACCTCAAGGGCAAAGGGCTCGGATGGGCGCTGATGCGCCTGCTGATCCACTATGCGCGATCGGAAGGGCTGAAGCGCATGTCCGGCCAGGTGCTGACCGAGAACATCAGCATGCTGAGCATGTGTCGTGATCTGGGCTTCGCAACCTGCCCGGATCCCGAGGACCACAGCATCGTCGATGTGGAGCTCGACCTGTCTCGGCTAGTCGCGGATGCCGAAGCGGCTGGCGGCCTGATCCGGCCCGGTGCAATCAAAGCGGCGTGA
- a CDS encoding MlaE family ABC transporter permease: MNNPRVLTACGAWNVANVEALERLCAHAARTDIGSIDVRRVTALDTVGAWLLERLARSGVTRAVLTGADGPYGDLLEEVRGLNRSGRAERRPVNPVLQKLDQLGRGSRRLASDSAAFLHMLGAFSLALLGIFRHPRSFRLTSTVYQLGRVGWQAVPIMVLITFLIGAIIAQQGIFHFRRFGAESYVVDMVGILVLREIGVLIVAIMVAGRSGSAYTAEIGAMKMREEIDALSTMGLDPVAVLILPRILALVVALPILAFLGSLAALYGGGLIAWLYGGMSPAIFIARLHDAVSVTHFEVGIIKAPFMALVIGLVAAVEGLSVKGSAESLGQQTTASVVKSIFLVIVLDGLFAVFFASIGM; the protein is encoded by the coding sequence GTGAACAATCCGCGCGTGCTCACTGCATGTGGGGCCTGGAACGTTGCCAATGTCGAGGCGCTGGAGCGGCTGTGCGCGCACGCCGCGCGTACCGATATCGGCTCGATCGATGTACGGCGTGTCACTGCGCTCGATACCGTCGGGGCCTGGCTGCTCGAAAGACTCGCCCGCAGTGGCGTGACCAGAGCAGTCCTCACCGGTGCCGACGGTCCATATGGCGACTTGCTGGAAGAGGTGCGGGGGCTGAACCGTTCCGGCCGCGCCGAACGCAGACCGGTCAACCCCGTGCTGCAGAAGCTTGATCAACTCGGCCGCGGCAGCAGGCGGCTGGCATCCGATTCGGCGGCATTCCTACATATGCTCGGCGCCTTCAGTCTAGCGCTGCTTGGCATTTTCAGGCATCCGCGATCGTTCCGATTGACGTCGACCGTCTATCAGCTCGGCCGGGTGGGCTGGCAGGCGGTGCCGATCATGGTGCTGATCACGTTCCTGATCGGTGCCATCATCGCCCAGCAGGGCATCTTCCATTTCCGCCGCTTTGGCGCGGAATCCTATGTCGTGGACATGGTTGGCATCCTCGTGCTGCGCGAGATTGGCGTGCTGATCGTGGCCATCATGGTGGCCGGACGATCCGGCAGCGCCTATACGGCCGAGATCGGTGCGATGAAGATGCGCGAGGAGATCGACGCGCTCAGCACCATGGGGCTCGATCCTGTCGCGGTGCTGATCCTGCCACGAATCCTGGCGCTGGTGGTGGCGCTGCCGATCCTCGCCTTTCTCGGCTCGCTCGCGGCGCTCTATGGCGGCGGGCTCATCGCGTGGCTTTATGGCGGCATGAGTCCGGCGATCTTCATTGCACGCCTCCATGACGCGGTTTCGGTCACTCATTTCGAGGTCGGGATCATCAAGGCGCCGTTCATGGCGCTCGTGATCGGGCTTGTCGCGGCCGTCGAGGGATTGAGCGTCAAGGGCAGCGCGGAGTCGTTGGGGCAGCAGACGACGGCATCGGTCGTAAAATCGATCTTCCTGGTGATCGTGCTCGACGGGTTGTTCGCGGTCTTCTTCGCCTCGATCGGGATGTAG